A single Pirellulales bacterium DNA region contains:
- a CDS encoding sigma-54 dependent transcriptional regulator, whose amino-acid sequence MVATKPVDVLDTTPIPVRVLIVDNDAAHAAAVAESLERVGYDMTIATSGNRGAALIEENTFDIVITDLVMNDVDGLEILKRAKENLPDAEVILVTGHGTVPSAVAAMQQGAYSYLLKPLDLGQLRAVTENAAANLRLRRTNADLHRRLDERFGFEGVVGTSPRMNEVIQLLKRIAPTNASVLIQGETGTGKELVAQAIHQNSPRKNKAFVALNCAALSENILESELFGHVKGAFTDASTDRIGKFEYANGGTLFLDEVGDMPLATQIKLLRVLENSEITRVGSNDPIKVNVRILSATNRNLEKQIQAGAFRSDLYHRLKVVTVVLPRLVERSQDIPLLIEHFIKQFAKRHDKPIRSMSTTARRRLMAFDWPGNVRQLRNVVESMVVVDYDGVLDVDDLPAELAGPPDAAAELVGDSLGSLIGKPLTEVERLCIAETLKLTGGNREEAAEMLGIGERTLYRKIKEYNL is encoded by the coding sequence ATGGTTGCCACGAAGCCTGTAGACGTTTTGGACACGACCCCGATCCCGGTCCGTGTATTGATCGTCGACAATGATGCCGCCCATGCCGCAGCCGTGGCCGAGAGCCTCGAGCGCGTCGGTTACGACATGACGATTGCCACCAGCGGCAACCGTGGGGCGGCGCTCATTGAAGAAAATACCTTTGACATCGTCATTACCGACCTGGTCATGAACGACGTCGACGGACTCGAAATACTCAAGCGGGCCAAAGAAAATCTGCCCGACGCCGAGGTCATCCTGGTCACCGGGCACGGCACCGTGCCTTCGGCCGTGGCGGCCATGCAGCAAGGTGCTTACAGCTACCTGTTGAAGCCTCTCGACCTGGGCCAGTTGCGGGCCGTGACGGAAAACGCGGCCGCCAATCTGCGCTTGCGGCGCACCAACGCCGATCTGCACCGGCGGCTGGACGAGCGTTTCGGCTTCGAGGGCGTGGTGGGCACCAGTCCCCGCATGAACGAGGTGATCCAGCTACTGAAGCGGATCGCTCCCACTAACGCCAGCGTGCTGATCCAGGGTGAGACCGGCACTGGCAAGGAGTTGGTCGCCCAGGCGATCCACCAGAACAGCCCTCGTAAGAACAAAGCTTTTGTGGCCCTCAATTGCGCCGCGCTCAGTGAGAATATCCTGGAGAGCGAGTTGTTCGGCCACGTGAAGGGAGCCTTCACCGACGCCTCGACCGATCGGATCGGCAAGTTCGAATACGCCAACGGCGGAACGTTGTTTCTGGACGAAGTTGGCGATATGCCGCTGGCCACGCAGATCAAGCTCTTGCGGGTGCTGGAGAATAGCGAGATCACGCGGGTAGGCTCGAATGACCCAATCAAGGTCAACGTTCGTATTCTATCGGCCACGAATCGCAACCTGGAAAAGCAAATACAGGCCGGTGCATTTCGCAGCGATTTGTATCACCGCCTCAAGGTGGTCACGGTCGTGTTGCCGCGGCTGGTCGAGCGTAGCCAGGATATTCCGCTTTTGATCGAACATTTCATCAAGCAATTCGCCAAGCGTCACGACAAGCCGATCCGCAGCATGTCGACGACCGCGCGGCGCCGATTGATGGCCTTCGACTGGCCGGGCAATGTGCGGCAATTGCGCAACGTCGTAGAAAGCATGGTCGTTGTCGACTACGATGGGGTGCTCGATGTCGACGATTTACCGGCCGAGTTGGCCGGGCCGCCCGACGCCGCGGCAGAGCTTGTTGGGGACAGTCTCGGTAGCCTAATTGGCAAGCCGCTCACGGAAGTCGAGCGACTGTGCATTGCCGAGACTCTGAAACTGACCGGCGGCAATCGCGAAGAAGCGGCCGAAATGCTCGGCATTGGCGAGCGGACGCTGTATCGCAAGATCAAGGAATACAACCTGTAG
- the aroE gene encoding shikimate dehydrogenase, with protein MICVSIGRGRHRHVIAEHKHLVDQGAEMVELRLDYINGQVNLKRVLPDRPCPIIVTIRRQQDGGKFSGTEEARVMLLRTAIAEQVEYVDLEEDIAAKIPRYGRTKRVISHHDFRKTPEDLAQIHARLAALDPDIIKIATLANHPHDNLRMLRLVRDSKIPTVAFCMGDIGTPSRLLIGRFGAPFSYATFHHERTLAPGQLSFQQMREIYHYDDITPETELYGVIGDPIAHSLSPLIHNAAFQQAKMPKVYLPFRIPREDLGSFLDDAAELGIRGLSITIPHKETVLKRLGKIDGAVRGVGAANTILFEKGELSGFNTDYRAAMDSIVAALELDEASASGRFLQGKTALVLGAGGAARAIAFGLVRRGAEVVLASRTSQRADALAKVVGCRAVDWSARHNYLVDVLVNCTPLGMHPNVDETPYEKHHLKPSMLVFDTVYNPESTLLVKDARARSCTVVTGLEMFIRQAALQFKLFTGSDAPADLMRDVLRRAIGPAKF; from the coding sequence ATGATCTGTGTCAGCATTGGCCGCGGTCGGCACCGTCACGTCATCGCCGAGCATAAGCACCTGGTCGACCAGGGGGCCGAGATGGTCGAGTTGCGGCTCGACTACATCAACGGCCAGGTCAATCTTAAGCGGGTGCTGCCCGATCGGCCTTGTCCGATCATCGTCACCATCCGTCGTCAGCAAGACGGCGGCAAATTCAGCGGCACCGAAGAAGCACGCGTGATGCTGCTCCGCACCGCGATTGCCGAACAGGTCGAATACGTCGACCTGGAAGAAGACATCGCCGCCAAGATTCCCCGCTACGGCCGAACGAAGCGCGTTATCAGTCACCACGATTTCCGCAAGACTCCCGAGGACCTGGCACAGATTCATGCCCGACTGGCCGCGCTCGACCCCGACATCATCAAGATCGCCACACTCGCCAATCACCCGCACGACAATCTGCGCATGCTGCGGTTGGTGCGCGATAGCAAGATTCCGACAGTGGCATTCTGTATGGGTGACATCGGCACGCCGTCCCGCCTGCTGATTGGGCGCTTTGGCGCGCCTTTCAGCTACGCCACGTTTCATCACGAGCGGACGTTGGCTCCCGGGCAGCTCAGCTTTCAGCAGATGCGCGAGATCTATCACTATGACGATATTACCCCCGAGACAGAGCTATACGGGGTGATCGGCGATCCCATCGCCCACAGCCTCAGTCCGCTGATCCATAACGCCGCCTTTCAACAGGCGAAAATGCCTAAGGTTTATTTGCCCTTCCGCATTCCGCGGGAAGATCTGGGCAGTTTCCTCGATGATGCGGCCGAGTTGGGTATTCGCGGATTGAGCATCACGATTCCCCATAAAGAGACTGTGCTCAAGCGGCTTGGCAAGATCGACGGCGCCGTTCGCGGCGTGGGGGCCGCCAACACGATTCTGTTCGAAAAAGGGGAGCTGTCGGGCTTCAACACCGATTATCGGGCGGCGATGGACAGCATTGTCGCCGCCTTGGAGCTGGACGAGGCGAGCGCCTCGGGACGCTTTCTGCAAGGCAAAACGGCGCTGGTGCTCGGCGCCGGCGGCGCGGCCCGCGCGATCGCCTTCGGGCTGGTACGTCGCGGGGCCGAGGTGGTATTGGCCAGCCGCACCAGTCAACGTGCCGACGCCTTGGCGAAGGTTGTCGGCTGTCGCGCCGTCGACTGGTCGGCGCGGCATAATTATTTAGTCGATGTTCTGGTGAATTGCACGCCGCTGGGAATGCACCCCAACGTGGATGAAACGCCCTACGAGAAGCATCATTTGAAACCGTCGATGCTCGTCTTCGACACGGTCTACAATCCCGAAAGCACGCTTTTAGTCAAAGACGCACGTGCTCGTAGTTGCACCGTGGTAACTGGCTTGGAGATGTTCATTCGGCAGGCGGCCCTGCAATTCAAGCTGTTCACGGGAAGCGATGCACCGGCGGATTTGATGCGCGACGTCTTGCGGCGCGCCATCGGACCGGCCAAGTTCTAA
- a CDS encoding shikimate kinase, producing the protein MNLVLIGYRGTGKTTVARHLARALAWDWVDCDVEVELRAGRSIATIFADGGESAFRDWESIVLAELIHRDRTVIAAGGGMVVRPDNRQLLATAGLVVWLTAHVDTIQTRLAADDVTASQRPILLAGGEDEIRQLLTARTPLYRACAAFEVVTDDRSPDEVAAEILSRGNLSNCGQEGK; encoded by the coding sequence ATGAATCTCGTACTAATAGGCTATCGCGGCACCGGCAAGACGACCGTAGCGCGGCACCTGGCGCGGGCACTTGCGTGGGATTGGGTCGACTGCGACGTGGAAGTCGAGCTGCGGGCGGGCCGCTCGATTGCTACCATCTTCGCCGATGGCGGCGAAAGCGCATTTCGCGATTGGGAATCGATCGTCCTGGCCGAACTCATACATCGCGATCGCACCGTGATCGCCGCCGGGGGGGGTATGGTGGTGCGGCCCGACAATCGGCAGCTCCTTGCTACCGCCGGTCTGGTGGTCTGGCTCACGGCGCATGTCGATACGATCCAAACCCGGCTGGCCGCGGACGATGTCACCGCATCGCAACGTCCCATTCTGCTCGCCGGGGGCGAGGACGAGATTCGGCAATTGCTCACCGCACGAACTCCGTTGTATCGGGCTTGCGCTGCGTTCGAGGTGGTGACCGACGATCGTTCGCCGGATGAGGTCGCCGCCGAGATCCTGTCGCGCGGAAATCTTTCCAACTGCGGTCAGGAGGGGAAGTAA
- a CDS encoding A24 family peptidase — MPLAIRWLLLLVAGATLAQLANWVAWWLVRAHPPVATAASTPRHRQKKATVNQRSLAWLPIMGAWRARRSDDPCSGPSGWRPLFVEVILAIVIPALYWWEIDQAALLQTLAPAGFIPDAADLAVLRAGFLSHVVLIAFMLAASLVDVDEQTIPDLITIPGTLLWLAIAAVWPHTLLPVVVAGKQAPKVSFLNLASPNDAQAILAPAAQSTWLVVGLTCFALWCLALLPWRGKTNRGWAFALRMLWAGWKRDPMSIVVLLCAVAGVCGIGCTWWLGGDRWLGLLSALVGMAMGGALIWAVRVAAGWALGREAMGFGDVTLMAMIGSFLGWQTGPIVFFLAPLAGLVVGLIQWFAYRDNVIPYGPFLCLAALVVVLKWGPVWHWAMPLYDLPWLVPTALAVCLVMLAMLLRVWRTIRGGFDSGE, encoded by the coding sequence ATGCCGCTTGCCATCCGTTGGCTGTTATTGTTGGTCGCGGGCGCCACGCTCGCGCAACTGGCTAATTGGGTTGCCTGGTGGTTGGTGCGCGCGCATCCGCCCGTTGCTACCGCTGCCTCCACACCGCGACACCGCCAAAAAAAGGCAACAGTTAATCAGCGTTCGCTCGCATGGTTGCCCATCATGGGTGCCTGGCGCGCGCGGCGTAGCGACGATCCATGTTCCGGCCCCAGCGGCTGGCGCCCGTTGTTCGTCGAAGTTATTTTGGCGATCGTCATTCCTGCGCTTTATTGGTGGGAGATTGACCAGGCCGCGCTGCTCCAGACGCTTGCGCCGGCGGGCTTTATTCCCGATGCTGCCGATCTGGCGGTTTTACGTGCCGGGTTCTTGAGCCACGTTGTCCTGATTGCCTTCATGCTTGCCGCTTCGCTGGTTGACGTCGATGAACAAACGATTCCAGACCTGATCACGATACCGGGCACGTTGCTGTGGCTGGCTATCGCGGCTGTTTGGCCACACACGTTATTGCCCGTTGTCGTGGCCGGCAAGCAAGCTCCCAAGGTTTCCTTCCTCAATCTGGCAAGCCCGAACGACGCCCAAGCGATTCTTGCGCCTGCGGCGCAGTCAACCTGGCTGGTCGTTGGCTTAACGTGCTTCGCTTTGTGGTGCCTGGCGCTGCTGCCGTGGCGCGGAAAGACGAATCGCGGTTGGGCGTTTGCCCTACGAATGTTGTGGGCCGGTTGGAAACGGGATCCCATGAGCATCGTCGTCCTGCTATGTGCCGTGGCCGGCGTTTGCGGAATCGGATGCACCTGGTGGCTAGGCGGTGATCGATGGCTCGGCCTATTGAGTGCTTTGGTCGGCATGGCGATGGGGGGCGCTTTGATTTGGGCCGTGCGTGTCGCCGCTGGCTGGGCGCTCGGCCGCGAAGCGATGGGCTTTGGCGATGTTACGCTGATGGCGATGATCGGTAGCTTCCTCGGATGGCAGACTGGGCCGATTGTCTTTTTTCTCGCGCCTTTGGCGGGGCTTGTCGTCGGCTTGATCCAGTGGTTCGCGTACCGCGACAACGTGATTCCCTACGGCCCGTTTCTGTGCCTGGCAGCGCTCGTGGTCGTTCTCAAGTGGGGACCCGTCTGGCACTGGGCCATGCCGCTGTACGATCTGCCCTGGTTGGTGCCTACGGCGCTGGCGGTGTGCCTGGTAATGTTGGCGATGCTCTTGCGTGTTTGGCGGACGATCCGCGGCGGCTTCGACAGCGGCGAATAG
- the mutL gene encoding DNA mismatch repair endonuclease MutL, whose translation MATIRQLSASVINKIAAGEVIERPASVVKELVENALDAGATRVEVALEQGGMELVRVVDDGGGIPADELPLAVASHATSKLASADDLFRVRTLGFRGEALASIAEVSHFTIRSRQAESTAGSELEVSTGTPCPVVPCGCPCGTIVEVRNLFVNTPVRRKFLRSTQTEMGHVTEAFTRLALASPHVHFALRHNNRLIYDLPPSPEWRERIQSFFGPELAENLLWIESEDAPVRLAGYVAHPSHSRTSARMQYLFLNGRYVRDRALQHALAESYRGLLLTGRYPISFLCFDMPPDMVDVNVHPTKLEVRFQDGGRLYSQLLGTIRTKFLTTDLTHTLSAPGATPATSGAATVASLQPAAGNSFVDWAKTELAVRAETHQPTSVAQADVTTSGELPPLGMHSLRRHWEPARGAEELEPTDGSTTPSSNMGFAPTSPSAVAPSWNLHSDLAAFAAAPRSDSLASASLAPAVQIHNRYLITESAEGVLVIDQHALHERILYEQLRAKVLAGALETQSLLVPEPVDLGPAEAAAAIEQRELLAQLGLRVEPFGGATVLVSSYPAMLSGVSPAELLRDVLDQLVTGARAPERRDMLDELLHMMSCKAAVKAGDRLTPEEIAELLAQRHLAQDTHHCPHGRPTALVFTREELDRQFMRT comes from the coding sequence ATGGCCACGATTCGACAACTGTCCGCCAGCGTGATTAACAAGATTGCCGCGGGCGAAGTTATCGAACGCCCGGCGAGCGTCGTGAAGGAGCTGGTCGAGAACGCTCTCGATGCCGGCGCCACCCGGGTCGAAGTTGCGCTCGAGCAGGGGGGCATGGAACTGGTGCGCGTGGTCGACGACGGCGGCGGTATCCCTGCCGACGAGCTACCGCTGGCCGTGGCAAGTCACGCCACCAGCAAACTCGCCTCGGCCGATGATTTGTTTCGCGTCCGCACTCTGGGGTTTCGCGGCGAGGCCTTGGCCTCGATCGCCGAGGTCAGCCATTTCACGATCCGCAGCCGGCAAGCCGAATCCACGGCCGGCTCTGAATTGGAGGTGAGCACCGGCACGCCGTGCCCGGTAGTTCCCTGCGGCTGTCCCTGCGGCACGATCGTGGAAGTCCGCAACCTGTTTGTCAACACGCCTGTCCGGCGGAAGTTTCTCCGTTCGACGCAGACCGAGATGGGGCATGTGACCGAAGCGTTCACCCGTTTGGCCTTGGCGAGTCCGCATGTTCATTTTGCGCTGCGCCATAACAACCGTCTGATCTACGATCTGCCCCCCAGTCCCGAGTGGCGGGAGCGGATCCAGAGCTTCTTTGGGCCGGAACTGGCCGAAAATCTGTTGTGGATCGAAAGTGAAGACGCGCCGGTGCGATTGGCAGGATACGTCGCGCATCCAAGTCACAGCCGCACCAGCGCCCGCATGCAGTACCTGTTTCTCAACGGCCGCTATGTACGCGACCGCGCCTTGCAGCACGCACTCGCCGAATCCTACCGCGGCCTGTTGCTGACCGGACGGTACCCGATCTCGTTCTTGTGCTTTGACATGCCACCGGACATGGTGGACGTGAACGTACATCCGACGAAGCTGGAAGTGCGATTCCAGGATGGTGGCCGGCTCTACAGCCAGCTGCTCGGCACCATCCGCACGAAGTTTCTCACCACCGATTTGACCCACACGCTCTCCGCCCCAGGCGCGACACCGGCCACTAGCGGCGCCGCAACGGTAGCCAGCTTGCAACCAGCCGCCGGTAATTCGTTCGTCGATTGGGCCAAGACCGAGCTTGCCGTGCGTGCAGAGACCCACCAGCCAACCTCCGTCGCTCAGGCAGATGTGACCACGAGCGGCGAGCTTCCGCCACTCGGCATGCACTCCCTGCGGCGCCATTGGGAACCGGCCCGCGGCGCCGAAGAATTGGAACCGACCGATGGTAGTACAACACCCTCATCCAACATGGGCTTCGCACCGACGTCCCCCTCGGCCGTTGCGCCATCCTGGAACCTGCACTCCGACCTGGCGGCATTCGCAGCCGCACCACGCTCAGACTCGCTTGCGTCTGCTTCTCTGGCGCCGGCAGTGCAGATACATAACCGCTATTTGATCACCGAGAGCGCCGAAGGGGTGCTGGTCATCGACCAGCATGCCTTACACGAACGGATCCTCTACGAGCAATTGCGGGCGAAGGTCTTGGCCGGAGCCTTGGAAACGCAGAGCCTGCTGGTCCCCGAACCGGTGGACCTCGGGCCGGCCGAAGCCGCGGCAGCAATCGAGCAACGCGAGCTGTTGGCCCAGTTGGGACTACGCGTGGAACCGTTCGGGGGCGCAACTGTGCTCGTCTCCAGCTATCCGGCGATGCTCAGCGGCGTGAGTCCTGCGGAATTGTTGCGCGATGTTTTGGACCAGTTGGTCACCGGGGCGCGGGCCCCCGAGCGGCGCGATATGCTCGACGAACTGCTGCACATGATGTCGTGCAAGGCCGCGGTAAAGGCCGGCGACCGGCTGACGCCCGAGGAAATTGCCGAACTGCTCGCCCAGCGGCATCTCGCCCAGGATACCCATCACTGTCCCCACGGCCGGCCCACGGCGCTGGTCTTCACGCGCGAGGAACTCGATCGGCAATTCATGAGGACGTAA